From the Paucidesulfovibrio longus DSM 6739 genome, the window CAGCCGGAATTGAACCGCCGGCAAAGACGCGCCCTGCCCCTGATCCGCAAGCGCGGAACCATCACGCGCGGAGACTATCAGGATATCGTGGGCGGCAAGCTGGCCTCGCGGACGGCCATCTACGACCTTCAGGATCTCGTGAAGAAAGGGGTGCTCATCAAGGAAGGACGCGGTCCGGCCACCAAGTATGTAATCAACCCCAAGGCGCGGCTTCTGGCGGGCTGAATCCGTTCTCCCGCTCCATGAAAAAGCGACCGGGATCCCTATGGATTCCGGTCGCATTGCCTCAGCGGTCGGGTCGCAGACTCGTCAGTATTTTACCTTGTCCGTACGGCCGAGCGTGCCCTTGCCGCCGAACAGCGCATCCAGAAAAAGGTTGTCGCCGGGGGTGGTGAAGTAGCCCATCTCCACCTTCACGGGCTTGCCCATCCGCAGCAGCTCGCTGACCGTCACGAAGCGGTAGCCCCGGGCCTGGAGAAGCGGCACCAGTTCCCGGACCACGGTCTGCGTGGTCTTGGGCACGGCATTGGCGTGCATCAGGTAGATGACCCCAGGCCGCGCCTGTCGCAAATCGTAGCGGACAATGGCCTCCGGACCGCTGCCGCCGTGGGGACCGCTCGATTCCCCCTCCACGCTCCAGCCGATCACGGGCAGGCCCAGGGAGGCGATCACCGGCAGGGTCCGGGCTTCGTTGCGCCCGTAGGGCAGGCGCATCAGCCGCAGGGATTCGGGCACGAGGCGCATCTCGCCGGAAACGCCGCGCAGCTTGGCCCGCTCCGCCAGCCGCTCGCGCAGAATCTCGTATTCCGCCTGCGTCCAGAGCAGTTGTTCCCGAATCTCTTCCTCGTTCATCAGCGCGAGGTTCCCGTGGGTCCAGGCATGGTTCCCCAGCTCGAACAACGGATCGGCCATGAGCTGCATGGTCTTGTCCGGGTGGGACCGCATCCATTTGCCGCCCGCGAAGAACGTGGCGGAAATGTTGTTCTCCCGCAGGAAGTTCACGAGGTCGAAGCGATACCCCGCCAAATGGGGCGCTCGCTCGCAAAGGTCGAAGGTCAGGGCGGCGACCTTTTCCCCGCCTTCGGGCTCCACGGCCACGATGACCTTCTGCAATGCTTCCGGCACGGGCGGCAGCTCGTGCAGCGGCTCGGTCCGCTCCGGCGGTCG encodes:
- a CDS encoding polysaccharide deacetylase family protein; amino-acid sequence: MLTIHRNRSKSFRLVAAVFCVILVGCAGRVGLAENHGGAESFGSRKILETLWTPDQLRGGDHDIARMTLDAPDLRPPERTEPLHELPPVPEALQKVIVAVEPEGGEKVAALTFDLCERAPHLAGYRFDLVNFLRENNISATFFAGGKWMRSHPDKTMQLMADPLFELGNHAWTHGNLALMNEEEIREQLLWTQAEYEILRERLAERAKLRGVSGEMRLVPESLRLMRLPYGRNEARTLPVIASLGLPVIGWSVEGESSGPHGGSGPEAIVRYDLRQARPGVIYLMHANAVPKTTQTVVRELVPLLQARGYRFVTVSELLRMGKPVKVEMGYFTTPGDNLFLDALFGGKGTLGRTDKVKY